In Meiothermus ruber DSM 1279, the following proteins share a genomic window:
- a CDS encoding Gfo/Idh/MocA family protein: MRIGIVGAGWWAGFAHLPAFKEAGAQIAGIYSRTPAHAQKLASAHGTQAFERYEDLLQHCDAVAISTTDDTHAPLGLMALQAGKHLFMDKPLARTLAEAQALLEAAQQQGRIGLTAFTSRGDLAAETAQALLRAGEIGEVLYLRGSFHGGYMGDPAGPTTWRAKAETGGAGGAVADLGAHLFDLVRMVTGLEFTQVMAQAHIHLQRPDPVTNYDEGAVLARLGGATGVFSLSRVHIGADQRLELEIQGTKGALKLSPALWGQGKSAQLWLAPRPGFYRQVPPDPGFLRGRNPETSWGHFQFTELARRFLEGIAQNRPPTPSLEDGLAAQRIIEAAVESSRQNAWVSV, encoded by the coding sequence ATGCGAATCGGAATCGTAGGTGCAGGCTGGTGGGCCGGGTTTGCCCACCTGCCCGCCTTCAAAGAGGCCGGGGCCCAGATCGCCGGCATCTACAGCCGCACCCCGGCCCATGCGCAAAAACTGGCCAGCGCCCACGGAACCCAGGCCTTCGAGCGGTACGAAGACCTGCTGCAACACTGCGACGCCGTGGCCATCTCCACCACCGACGACACCCACGCCCCCCTGGGTCTGATGGCCCTGCAGGCCGGCAAGCACCTCTTCATGGACAAGCCCCTGGCCCGCACCCTGGCCGAGGCCCAGGCCCTGCTCGAGGCCGCCCAGCAGCAAGGGCGCATCGGCCTGACCGCCTTCACCAGCCGGGGCGACCTGGCCGCCGAGACCGCCCAGGCCCTGCTGCGCGCGGGCGAGATTGGGGAGGTGCTCTACCTGCGGGGCTCCTTCCACGGCGGCTACATGGGCGACCCGGCCGGCCCCACCACCTGGCGGGCCAAAGCCGAGACCGGGGGGGCCGGGGGGGCGGTGGCCGACCTGGGGGCCCACCTCTTCGACCTGGTGCGCATGGTCACGGGCCTCGAGTTCACCCAGGTGATGGCCCAGGCCCATATCCACCTGCAGCGGCCCGACCCGGTCACCAACTACGACGAAGGCGCGGTGCTGGCCCGGCTGGGCGGTGCGACCGGGGTTTTCTCGCTCTCGAGGGTGCACATCGGCGCCGACCAGCGGCTCGAGCTGGAAATCCAGGGCACTAAAGGCGCCCTCAAGCTCTCCCCGGCCCTGTGGGGCCAGGGCAAAAGCGCACAGCTCTGGCTGGCCCCGCGCCCCGGCTTTTACCGGCAAGTCCCCCCCGACCCGGGCTTCCTGCGGGGGCGCAACCCCGAGACCTCCTGGGGGCATTTCCAGTTCACCGAGCTGGCCCGGCGCTTCCTCGAGGGCATCGCCCAGAACCGCCCGCCCACCCCGAGCCTCGAGGACGGCCTCGCCGCCCAGCGGATCATCGAGGCCGCGGTCGAGAGCAGCCGGCAAAACGCCTGGGTGTCGGTCTAG
- a CDS encoding ATP-binding cassette domain-containing protein, which yields MTPLVEMRNISLRFGGNQALDKVSVNLYPGEVVGLLGHNGAGKSTLIKVLSGAYQADAGQIFVNGQEVSIRTPQDAQALGIETIYQNLALADNLDAVANVFLGREKVRGVVLDEDFMELEARKTLDRLKVKIPSLRLPVAQMSGGQRQTVAIGRAIYFKARCLIMDEPTAALGPEETAKVGELIKALKAEGVGIFLISHDLHDVFDLADRLTVMKNGRVVGTVYTQDVSHDDVLGMIIGGVMPKNARPAQVPLPQRE from the coding sequence ATGACCCCACTGGTCGAAATGCGCAATATCAGCCTGCGCTTTGGGGGCAACCAGGCGCTGGACAAGGTGTCGGTCAACCTCTACCCCGGCGAGGTGGTGGGTCTGCTGGGCCACAACGGAGCGGGCAAGTCCACCCTGATCAAGGTGCTCTCCGGGGCCTACCAGGCCGACGCGGGCCAGATTTTCGTAAACGGGCAGGAGGTCAGCATCCGCACCCCCCAGGACGCCCAGGCCCTGGGCATCGAGACCATCTACCAGAACCTGGCCCTGGCCGACAACCTCGACGCCGTGGCCAATGTGTTTTTGGGGCGTGAAAAAGTGCGGGGCGTGGTGCTGGACGAAGACTTCATGGAGCTCGAGGCCCGCAAAACCCTGGATCGGCTCAAGGTCAAGATTCCCTCCTTGCGGCTGCCGGTGGCCCAGATGTCCGGCGGCCAGCGCCAGACCGTGGCCATTGGCCGGGCCATCTACTTCAAGGCCCGCTGCCTGATTATGGACGAGCCCACCGCCGCGCTGGGGCCGGAGGAAACCGCCAAGGTGGGCGAGCTGATCAAAGCCCTCAAGGCCGAGGGGGTGGGCATCTTCCTGATTAGCCACGACCTGCACGACGTCTTCGACCTGGCCGACCGCCTCACGGTTATGAAAAACGGGCGGGTGGTGGGCACCGTCTACACCCAGGACGTGAGCCACGACGACGTACTGGGCATGATTATCGGCGGGGTGATGCCCAAAAACGCCCGGCCCGCCCAGGTACCCTTGCCCCAAAGGGAGTAG
- a CDS encoding oxidoreductase, with product MTLPIHVALVGYGMAGKVFHAPVIQAVPGLRLVTILSSQPQKVHSDWPEVWVSASLEEIVENSQIDLVVIATPNNTHYELARRALEAGKHVVVDKPFTLFAHEARALQALAQAQGRVLAVFQNRRWDGDFITLRKIVEAGALGEVVYFESHFDRYRPVVQNRWREQPGPGSGLWYDLGPHLADQALLLFGWPQAVYADIGMQRYGAQADDYFHVLLRYPRLRVVLHASALVPGGSPRFVVHGTQASLVHHGLDGQEKALRAGLRPGEPAWKPDGCEAWLRRPEQAPEPVVVEPGDYRRFYEGVRDAIQGKGPNPVPPEQAVRLMELLEAAQKSALERREIALGGEA from the coding sequence ATGACCCTGCCCATTCACGTTGCACTGGTCGGCTATGGTATGGCCGGTAAAGTCTTTCATGCCCCCGTTATTCAGGCGGTGCCGGGCCTGCGCCTGGTGACCATTCTGAGTAGCCAGCCCCAGAAGGTGCATTCAGACTGGCCCGAGGTCTGGGTGAGCGCTTCGCTCGAGGAGATCGTTGAGAACTCCCAGATTGACCTGGTGGTGATCGCCACCCCCAACAACACCCATTACGAGCTGGCCCGGCGGGCCCTGGAGGCCGGTAAGCACGTGGTGGTGGACAAACCCTTTACGCTTTTTGCCCACGAAGCCCGGGCGCTCCAGGCGCTGGCCCAGGCCCAGGGGCGGGTGCTCGCGGTCTTCCAGAACCGGCGCTGGGACGGCGATTTTATAACCCTGCGCAAAATTGTGGAGGCCGGTGCTCTGGGGGAGGTGGTCTACTTCGAGTCGCACTTCGACCGCTACCGCCCGGTGGTGCAGAACCGCTGGCGCGAACAGCCCGGCCCCGGCAGCGGACTCTGGTACGACCTGGGCCCCCACCTGGCCGATCAGGCCCTGCTGCTGTTTGGCTGGCCCCAGGCCGTCTACGCCGATATCGGGATGCAGCGCTATGGGGCCCAGGCCGACGACTACTTCCACGTGCTGCTGCGCTACCCCCGGCTCCGGGTGGTGCTGCACGCCAGCGCCCTGGTACCAGGGGGCAGTCCGCGCTTTGTGGTGCACGGCACCCAGGCCAGCCTGGTGCACCACGGCCTGGACGGACAGGAAAAGGCCCTGAGGGCGGGCTTGCGCCCAGGTGAGCCAGCCTGGAAACCGGACGGTTGCGAAGCCTGGCTGCGCCGGCCTGAACAGGCCCCCGAGCCCGTTGTGGTGGAGCCGGGCGATTACCGGCGCTTTTACGAAGGGGTGCGGGATGCCATCCAGGGTAAGGGGCCCAACCCGGTGCCGCCCGAACAGGCCGTGCGGCTGATGGAGTTGCTCGAGGCCGCCCAGAAGAGCGCGCTCGAGCGCCGCGAGATTGCTCTAGGGGGTGAGGCATGA
- the xylF gene encoding D-xylose ABC transporter substrate-binding protein, whose amino-acid sequence MKPFTKVMVLLWFALAVPAFAQQIIVGVSWANFQEERWKIDERAIREQLGRMGATYISADAQSSSEKQLNDIDALIARGAKALIILAWDKDAILPAIDKAKAAGIPVVAYDRLIENDYAYYITFDNVEVGRMQAREVYKVRPKGNYAFILGANTDPNADFLHKGQLEVLDAAIKRGDIKVVGKQYTEGWKPEVAQRNMEQILTANGNKVDAVVASNDGTAGGVVAALAAVGLAGKVPVSGQDGDQAALNRVARGLQTVSVWKDARELGRRAAEAAVLLARGTPMDKLPGRTIFADGPNKVRMNALLLKPIPITRQNLDVVLRAGWITKQALCQGVSGANAPAACR is encoded by the coding sequence ATGAAGCCATTCACCAAGGTAATGGTGTTGTTGTGGTTTGCACTGGCCGTGCCAGCTTTCGCCCAGCAGATCATCGTGGGGGTAAGCTGGGCCAACTTCCAGGAGGAGCGCTGGAAGATTGACGAGCGGGCCATCCGCGAGCAGTTGGGCCGCATGGGCGCAACCTACATCAGCGCCGACGCCCAAAGCTCGTCCGAGAAGCAGCTCAACGACATTGACGCCCTGATTGCGCGCGGGGCCAAGGCCCTGATCATCCTGGCCTGGGACAAAGACGCCATCCTGCCCGCCATTGACAAGGCCAAGGCTGCGGGCATCCCGGTGGTGGCCTACGACCGCCTCATCGAAAACGACTACGCCTACTACATCACCTTCGACAACGTGGAGGTAGGCCGGATGCAGGCCCGCGAGGTCTATAAGGTTCGGCCCAAGGGCAACTACGCCTTCATCCTGGGGGCCAACACCGACCCCAACGCCGACTTCCTGCATAAAGGGCAGCTCGAGGTGCTCGATGCCGCCATCAAGCGCGGCGACATCAAGGTGGTGGGCAAACAGTACACCGAGGGTTGGAAGCCCGAGGTAGCCCAGCGCAACATGGAACAAATCCTCACCGCCAACGGCAACAAAGTGGACGCGGTGGTGGCCTCCAACGACGGCACCGCCGGCGGTGTGGTGGCTGCGCTGGCCGCGGTGGGCCTGGCCGGCAAGGTGCCGGTCTCGGGCCAGGACGGCGACCAGGCCGCCCTCAACCGGGTGGCGCGTGGGCTGCAAACCGTTAGCGTCTGGAAGGATGCCCGCGAGCTGGGCCGCCGCGCTGCCGAGGCCGCGGTGCTGCTGGCCCGTGGTACCCCCATGGACAAACTGCCGGGCCGCACCATCTTTGCCGATGGGCCCAATAAAGTTCGCATGAACGCCCTGCTGCTCAAGCCTATCCCCATCACCCGCCAGAACCTGGATGTGGTGCTGCGGGCTGGCTGGATCACCAAGCAAGCCCTCTGCCAGGGGGTGAGCGGCGCCAACGCCCCGGCGGCCTGCCGGTAG
- a CDS encoding vanadium-dependent haloperoxidase gives MRVLALLLALLSSWGLGQSRAWIATPTPALRGLLEQLKPVEGLPESSLSWETLSELQRLELLGIQTQMFSPLRTARALALLTVAIHDALYLTQGRPVEANVLAAYAAQEVMLYLHPTFPNLKDAVRQTAQAIYRQAQAQGWPEPNLRISQALGRQVGLQVVAWGRQDGAARQVIPTYPAPAPGVWVLPLGRPAVEPGWGAVRPIGVAPEALAKAPPPPAWDSPEFARERALFWDEQAKLDEAGRQIADKWAGDPGTVTPAGLWQEAALEILRQRRLEATQAVGILAVLNIAMHNANIACWRDKFTYYVARPEQWVRSFDRRWQPYLRTPKHPSYPSGHSTISGAAATVLTYFFPEEAPTWEAMAKEASYSRVVAGIHWFVDGRGGLEQGQQVARQVLEVLQKP, from the coding sequence ATGCGTGTATTGGCGTTGCTGCTTGCGCTGCTGAGTTCCTGGGGTCTGGGCCAGTCCAGGGCCTGGATCGCCACCCCTACCCCGGCCCTGCGCGGGCTGCTGGAGCAACTCAAACCGGTGGAGGGCCTGCCGGAGAGTTCACTGAGCTGGGAGACTTTGAGCGAGCTCCAGCGCCTCGAGCTTCTGGGTATCCAGACCCAGATGTTCTCCCCCCTGCGCACCGCCCGGGCGCTGGCCTTGCTCACTGTCGCCATCCACGACGCGCTTTATCTAACCCAGGGTCGGCCGGTCGAGGCCAACGTGCTGGCGGCTTATGCCGCCCAGGAGGTGATGCTCTACCTGCACCCCACCTTTCCCAACCTCAAGGATGCCGTGCGCCAGACCGCCCAGGCCATCTACCGCCAGGCCCAGGCCCAGGGCTGGCCGGAGCCCAACCTCAGGATCAGCCAGGCCCTGGGCCGCCAGGTGGGGTTGCAGGTGGTGGCCTGGGGCCGCCAGGATGGGGCCGCTCGCCAGGTAATCCCCACCTACCCGGCCCCGGCCCCAGGGGTCTGGGTGCTGCCCCTGGGCCGGCCGGCGGTGGAGCCGGGCTGGGGGGCGGTGCGGCCCATTGGGGTGGCCCCCGAGGCCCTGGCCAAAGCCCCGCCACCCCCGGCCTGGGACTCACCCGAGTTCGCCCGTGAGCGGGCTCTATTCTGGGACGAGCAGGCCAAACTAGACGAGGCCGGGCGGCAGATTGCCGACAAGTGGGCCGGCGACCCCGGCACCGTCACCCCAGCGGGCCTCTGGCAGGAGGCGGCCCTGGAGATCCTGCGCCAGCGCCGGCTCGAGGCCACCCAGGCTGTGGGGATTCTGGCCGTGCTTAACATCGCCATGCACAACGCCAACATCGCCTGCTGGCGCGATAAGTTCACCTACTATGTAGCCCGGCCCGAGCAGTGGGTGCGCAGCTTCGACCGGCGCTGGCAGCCCTACCTGCGCACCCCCAAGCACCCTTCCTACCCCTCGGGCCACTCGACCATCAGCGGGGCGGCCGCGACGGTGCTGACGTATTTCTTCCCTGAGGAAGCCCCGACCTGGGAGGCCATGGCCAAAGAAGCCTCGTACTCGAGGGTTGTCGCGGGGATTCACTGGTTTGTGGATGGCCGCGGCGGCCTCGAGCAGGGCCAGCAGGTGGCCCGCCAGGTGCTGGAAGTGCTGCAAAAACCCTAG
- a CDS encoding aminotransferase class V-fold PLP-dependent enzyme codes for MDFDQDTEALEPSANQTRFGRAMRAHWFLDPSIIYLNHGTVGATPKQVLAVQQALREEMEQQPARFLLRELSALSGPSERALPRLREAAQAVARFMGAEGQDLVFVDNATTGVNAVLGSLELQPGDEILITNLAYGAVRNAAAFAAERRGGRLVTLELPFPVSSPADYVNRLAQALTPRTRLAILDHITSETALVLPLAAMAACCRAAGVPVLVDGAHAPGAIPLDIPRLGVDYYTGNLHKWALAPKGCGFLWVAPERQQSLHPPVISWGLGRGFVQEFDWVGTKDPTPFLAAPAALELMQAWGLDAMQAYNHHLAWQAAVWLTARWGFEPPAPRAMLGCMATLPLPASLGNTREDAVRLQYALLYQHRIEAPILCLNGRLWVRISAQVYNTLEDVEALARAIEAWQ; via the coding sequence ATGGATTTTGACCAAGACACCGAAGCGCTCGAGCCGAGCGCCAATCAAACCCGCTTTGGCCGGGCCATGCGCGCCCACTGGTTCCTCGACCCCAGCATCATCTACCTGAACCACGGGACGGTTGGCGCCACCCCAAAGCAGGTGCTGGCCGTACAGCAGGCCCTGCGTGAGGAAATGGAGCAGCAGCCGGCCCGCTTTTTGCTGCGGGAGCTTTCGGCCCTCTCGGGCCCTTCCGAGCGCGCCCTGCCCCGGCTGCGGGAGGCGGCCCAGGCGGTGGCCCGGTTCATGGGGGCCGAAGGGCAGGATCTGGTTTTTGTGGACAACGCCACCACCGGGGTCAATGCGGTGCTGGGCTCGCTCGAGCTGCAACCAGGCGACGAAATTCTGATCACCAACCTGGCCTACGGCGCGGTGCGCAACGCTGCAGCGTTTGCTGCCGAGCGCCGGGGGGGCCGCCTGGTCACGCTCGAGCTGCCCTTTCCGGTGTCCAGTCCGGCGGACTACGTGAACCGGCTGGCCCAGGCCCTCACCCCCCGCACCCGCCTGGCAATCCTCGACCACATCACCTCCGAGACCGCGCTGGTGCTGCCCCTGGCCGCGATGGCCGCCTGCTGCCGGGCGGCGGGGGTGCCGGTGCTGGTGGATGGGGCCCACGCCCCAGGGGCCATTCCCTTGGACATCCCCCGCCTGGGGGTGGACTACTACACCGGCAACCTGCACAAGTGGGCCCTGGCCCCCAAAGGTTGCGGCTTTTTGTGGGTGGCCCCCGAGCGGCAGCAAAGCCTGCACCCGCCGGTGATCTCCTGGGGCCTGGGGCGGGGCTTTGTACAGGAGTTCGACTGGGTGGGCACCAAAGACCCCACCCCCTTTCTGGCCGCGCCGGCGGCGCTGGAACTCATGCAAGCCTGGGGCCTGGATGCCATGCAGGCCTACAACCACCACCTGGCCTGGCAGGCCGCAGTTTGGCTGACCGCGCGCTGGGGATTTGAACCGCCAGCGCCCAGGGCCATGCTGGGCTGTATGGCGACCCTGCCCCTACCGGCCTCGCTGGGGAATACCCGCGAAGACGCCGTGCGCCTGCAGTATGCCCTGCTGTACCAGCACCGCATCGAAGCCCCTATCCTCTGCCTGAATGGGCGCTTATGGGTGCGCATATCGGCCCAGGTCTACAACACCCTGGAGGACGTGGAGGCCCTGGCCCGGGCCATTGAGGCCTGGCAATAA
- a CDS encoding heme-degrading domain-containing protein: MNTEQDLKVIAEQEARLRFERFDAAVAWKLGVRLKEAAEGLHSAIAMDISLFGQPLFFYAMPGATPDNADWIRRKRNVVQRFHRSSYAVGLMLKQKESSLEARGLNPQDYAAHGGSFPVFVQGVGCIGAITVSGLPQREDHELVVEVLAGYLGLPYEELALDP; the protein is encoded by the coding sequence ATGAACACCGAACAAGACCTGAAGGTGATCGCTGAACAGGAGGCCCGCCTGCGCTTTGAGCGCTTCGATGCCGCCGTGGCCTGGAAGCTGGGTGTTCGGCTCAAGGAAGCTGCCGAGGGCCTACACAGCGCCATTGCCATGGACATCAGCCTGTTTGGGCAGCCACTCTTCTTCTACGCCATGCCCGGCGCCACCCCCGACAACGCCGACTGGATCCGGCGCAAGCGCAACGTGGTGCAGCGTTTTCACCGCAGCTCCTATGCGGTGGGCCTGATGCTCAAGCAAAAGGAGAGCAGCCTGGAGGCGCGGGGCCTGAACCCCCAGGACTACGCGGCCCACGGGGGGAGTTTCCCCGTCTTCGTGCAGGGGGTGGGGTGTATTGGGGCCATCACGGTCTCGGGGCTGCCCCAGCGCGAAGACCACGAGCTGGTGGTGGAGGTGTTGGCGGGCTACCTGGGCCTGCCCTACGAGGAGCTGGCCCTGGATCCCTGA
- a CDS encoding CRTAC1 family protein — protein sequence MPWMYRVWVLLGIWLGPWAPAQVTPIFAEETQSSGLQSRFEGDYVVGGGLAAFDCNGDGLPELVLAGGAQRAKLYLNQSPVGGPLRFREASAGVELEGVMGAYPLDIDSDGLPDLALLRDGEDVLLRGLGNCRFENANRRWGFQGGSTWTTAFSATWEQGQPWPTLATGAYVQRNTTFPWGTCRGNALYRPAPGGKGFAPPWPLEPSYCALSMLFSDWNRSGRPALRVSNDREYYQGKGQEQLWQLSPGQPPRLYTEAEGWKRLQIWGMGIASYDLTGSGYPVYYLTSMGDNKLQMLESPERPSYVDIAFRRNATAHRPYTGGDVHMSTAWHAQFEDVNNDGLIDLFVSKGNVGFMREAAARDPNNLMLGKPDGTFVEVGDKAGVASFLRGRGAQVVDLNADGRLDIVVVNRLDRAQVWRNLGGANGQPLGNWLQVKLQQPGPNRDAVGAWLEVELPGRILRRELTVGGGHLSGSLGFVHFGLGQAERVRLRVRWPDGEQGGWLEAPSNRFVVLSRSQELRTHTPGSGY from the coding sequence ATGCCCTGGATGTACCGGGTGTGGGTTTTGCTGGGTATCTGGCTGGGCCCGTGGGCGCCGGCCCAGGTAACGCCCATTTTTGCCGAGGAAACCCAGAGCTCTGGCCTGCAAAGCCGCTTCGAGGGCGACTATGTGGTGGGGGGTGGGCTGGCCGCCTTCGACTGCAACGGCGATGGCCTACCCGAACTGGTGCTGGCGGGCGGCGCGCAACGGGCCAAGCTCTACCTAAACCAAAGCCCTGTGGGAGGGCCGCTGCGTTTTCGGGAAGCGAGCGCGGGGGTGGAACTCGAGGGGGTGATGGGGGCTTACCCCCTCGACATTGACAGCGACGGCCTCCCCGACCTGGCCCTGCTGCGCGACGGCGAGGACGTTTTGCTGCGCGGGCTGGGCAACTGCCGCTTCGAGAACGCCAACCGCCGGTGGGGCTTCCAGGGGGGGAGCACCTGGACGACCGCTTTTTCGGCCACCTGGGAACAGGGCCAGCCCTGGCCCACCCTGGCCACGGGCGCTTACGTCCAGCGCAACACCACCTTCCCCTGGGGCACCTGCCGGGGCAACGCGCTGTACCGGCCTGCCCCAGGGGGTAAAGGCTTTGCACCCCCCTGGCCGCTCGAGCCCAGCTACTGCGCGCTCTCCATGTTGTTTTCCGACTGGAACCGCTCGGGCCGCCCAGCCCTGCGGGTCTCCAACGACCGCGAGTACTACCAGGGCAAAGGCCAGGAGCAGCTCTGGCAGCTCAGCCCCGGCCAGCCCCCACGGCTTTATACCGAGGCCGAGGGCTGGAAGCGGCTGCAAATCTGGGGCATGGGCATCGCCAGCTACGACCTCACCGGCTCGGGCTACCCGGTCTACTACCTGACCAGCATGGGCGACAACAAGCTGCAGATGCTCGAGTCGCCCGAGAGGCCCAGCTACGTGGATATCGCCTTCCGCCGCAACGCCACCGCCCACCGCCCCTATACCGGGGGGGACGTGCACATGTCCACCGCCTGGCACGCCCAGTTCGAGGACGTCAACAACGATGGCCTGATCGATCTGTTTGTAAGCAAGGGCAACGTGGGTTTCATGCGCGAGGCGGCAGCCCGCGACCCCAACAACCTGATGCTCGGCAAGCCGGATGGAACCTTTGTTGAGGTGGGGGACAAGGCCGGGGTGGCCAGCTTTTTGCGGGGCCGGGGGGCCCAGGTGGTGGACTTGAACGCCGACGGCCGGCTGGACATCGTGGTGGTCAACCGGCTCGACCGGGCCCAGGTCTGGCGCAACCTGGGGGGGGCCAATGGCCAGCCCCTGGGCAACTGGCTACAGGTCAAGTTGCAGCAGCCGGGCCCCAACCGCGATGCCGTGGGGGCCTGGCTCGAGGTCGAGCTACCCGGCCGCATCCTGCGGCGCGAGCTGACGGTGGGCGGCGGCCATCTGAGCGGCAGCCTGGGCTTCGTGCACTTTGGGCTGGGCCAGGCCGAACGGGTGCGCCTGCGGGTGCGCTGGCCCGATGGCGAGCAGGGCGGCTGGCTCGAGGCCCCCAGCAATCGCTTCGTGGTGCTAAGCCGAAGCCAGGAGCTCCGCACCCACACGCCGGGTAGCGGTTATTGA
- a CDS encoding sugar ABC transporter permease, whose product MQSTSRARANLVQSLGVDGRILTMLIVLAVVWTVFQLLTMQQPGQFLSPQNLWNLSVQTAVVGIMVGGMVMVIVTRQIDLSVGSILGFTGMIMALIQTVPPLGWGSHWLLALLAGLALGALIGAFQGYWVAYWGVPAFVVTLAGLLIFRNATFIVASGRTIGPLNDNFKVLGGGLNGSIGEFWTWVVGLAVMAYVVYQALSNRSRRLKNGLPVRPVWAEGLVTGTLLVLILAFVLVMNAFPYPGTNIPRGMPVPVLITLGVLFVLNWVALNTRFGRYVFAIGGNPEAALLAGINVKRMLVAVFALMGMLAALAGAVQAARLNFVTNSMGNLLELDVIAAAVIGGTALSGGSGTIVGAALGALLMSSLRSGMVLMGLPTEWQNVVLGLVLLAAVIWNTVYLRNRR is encoded by the coding sequence ATGCAAAGCACGTCGAGGGCCCGCGCAAACCTGGTGCAAAGCCTGGGGGTGGATGGGCGCATCCTGACCATGCTGATTGTGTTGGCGGTGGTCTGGACGGTCTTCCAGCTTCTCACCATGCAGCAGCCGGGCCAGTTTTTGAGTCCGCAAAACCTCTGGAACCTCTCGGTGCAGACCGCGGTGGTGGGCATCATGGTGGGGGGTATGGTCATGGTGATCGTAACCCGCCAGATCGACCTTTCGGTGGGCTCGATCCTGGGCTTCACCGGGATGATCATGGCCCTCATCCAGACCGTTCCGCCGCTGGGCTGGGGCAGCCACTGGCTCCTGGCGCTGCTGGCCGGGCTGGCGCTGGGCGCGCTGATTGGGGCCTTTCAGGGCTACTGGGTGGCCTACTGGGGGGTGCCGGCCTTTGTGGTCACCCTGGCCGGGCTGCTCATCTTTCGCAACGCCACCTTCATCGTGGCCAGCGGACGCACCATCGGGCCTCTGAATGACAACTTTAAGGTGCTGGGTGGGGGGCTCAACGGCTCCATCGGGGAGTTCTGGACCTGGGTGGTGGGGCTGGCGGTGATGGCTTATGTGGTTTATCAGGCCCTCTCCAACCGCAGCCGCCGTCTTAAAAATGGCCTGCCGGTGCGCCCGGTCTGGGCCGAGGGGCTGGTCACCGGCACCCTGCTAGTCCTGATTCTGGCTTTCGTGCTGGTCATGAACGCCTTCCCCTACCCCGGCACCAACATCCCTCGAGGCATGCCGGTACCGGTGCTGATTACCCTGGGGGTGCTGTTCGTGCTCAACTGGGTGGCCCTCAACACCCGCTTTGGCCGCTATGTGTTTGCCATTGGGGGCAACCCCGAGGCCGCGCTGCTGGCCGGCATCAACGTCAAGCGCATGCTGGTGGCGGTTTTTGCCCTGATGGGCATGCTGGCGGCCCTGGCCGGCGCGGTGCAGGCGGCCCGGCTCAACTTTGTGACCAACAGCATGGGCAACCTGCTCGAGCTCGACGTGATCGCCGCGGCGGTTATTGGCGGCACCGCCCTCTCCGGCGGCAGCGGCACCATCGTGGGGGCGGCCTTGGGGGCCCTGCTGATGTCCTCCCTGCGCAGCGGGATGGTGCTGATGGGCCTCCCAACCGAGTGGCAGAACGTGGTGCTGGGCCTGGTGTTGCTGGCCGCGGTCATCTGGAACACGGTCTACCTGAGGAACCGGAGGTAA